A stretch of Campylobacter showae DNA encodes these proteins:
- a CDS encoding ABC transporter permease: MIANKGFFYNVIFKSLRFGAARVGVIIVSILLGACVTAAFVNVYLDIDSKVTKELKSYGANVVFAPADPVSDEVNEAKFNEKIAKIPSDKLIGQSGYLFTQVNIGPTTAIAMGVKFSDLTRVKPFLEVKEGQGITLDFDERNALIGTDLAKQSGFKVGDVIEVRQIGANAGEKVKIRGIVQDGDKEDSLLIISLPLAQKIANEPNTLNYAEAVVTGKFDYISELGKSLSDEQISVKPVAKISKSEGLILDKIKLLMALVSFVILLITSMCVNTTLSAILFSRSKEIALLRALGASKKNVLNLFGVETFVTAFAAALAGAILGYGLAQILGYAIFDSSIDFRFMSIPIAMVISLVFAGVASIYPIKRALENKMADILRGE, from the coding sequence ATGATCGCAAATAAGGGCTTTTTTTATAACGTTATCTTTAAAAGCCTGCGCTTTGGCGCGGCTAGAGTGGGCGTCATCATCGTCTCTATCCTGCTTGGCGCGTGCGTGACGGCGGCCTTTGTAAACGTATATCTTGATATCGACTCAAAAGTAACGAAGGAGCTAAAAAGCTACGGCGCAAACGTGGTTTTTGCTCCCGCAGACCCGGTTAGCGACGAGGTAAACGAGGCTAAATTTAACGAAAAGATCGCCAAAATCCCAAGCGACAAGCTAATCGGACAGAGCGGATATCTTTTCACGCAGGTAAACATAGGTCCAACGACCGCGATCGCTATGGGCGTCAAATTTAGCGATTTAACGCGGGTTAAGCCGTTTTTGGAGGTTAAAGAGGGGCAGGGCATAACGCTTGATTTTGACGAGAGAAACGCGCTAATCGGCACCGATCTAGCCAAACAAAGCGGCTTTAAGGTCGGCGACGTGATCGAAGTAAGACAAATCGGCGCGAACGCGGGCGAAAAAGTAAAGATCCGTGGCATCGTGCAAGACGGCGACAAAGAGGACTCGCTACTCATCATCTCGCTGCCTCTAGCGCAAAAGATAGCAAACGAGCCAAACACGCTAAACTACGCCGAAGCCGTAGTAACGGGCAAATTTGACTACATCAGCGAGCTTGGCAAGAGCCTTAGCGACGAGCAAATTTCGGTTAAACCCGTGGCTAAAATTTCAAAATCAGAGGGCCTAATTTTGGATAAGATTAAGCTTTTGATGGCGCTAGTTAGCTTTGTTATCTTGCTTATCACTTCAATGTGCGTAAACACGACGCTAAGCGCGATTTTGTTCTCGCGCTCAAAGGAGATTGCGTTGCTTAGGGCGCTGGGGGCCAGCAAGAAAAACGTGCTAAATTTGTTCGGCGTCGAGACCTTCGTCACTGCGTTTGCGGCGGCTTTGGCGGGTGCTATTTTAGGCTACGGTTTGGCGCAAATTTTAGGCTACGCGATTTTTGATTCGAGCATAGATTTTAGATTTATGAGCATACCGATAGCGATGGTTATCTCGCTCGTTTTTGCTGGCGTGGCCTCGATCTATCCGATCAAACGGGCGCTGGAAAACAAGATGGCCGATATTTTAAGAGGAGAATGA
- a CDS encoding ABC transporter permease encodes MKNMQLRLIKSSITGSKVQKGMAFITILLATVLIACMLNITLKIGDQIASELRGYGSNIVVLPKGEALAIEIEGKNFTPLKSQNYLNEEDLHKIKEIFWRNNIVAFAPFLNGEVKDASGEKYQITGTWFDKFANVADEPEFKTGVKTLFGFWAVEGKWIEDDDTQNVLVGENLAAKRNLSVGGELNLNGHNVKIAGILKGAGEESYKIVTSLKLAQELLNKPGQYSKAEVSAMTIPENDLSVKARRNLDNLDSAEYDMWYCSAYVSSIAYQIEENYAGVAAKAMMQVSDAESNIVKKIQSLMGIVSVIALAVSSIGITSLMTSEIYRRKKEIGLLKAIGASNFEIYALFASESLVVAFFAGILGAFLGYALSYIIAYSIFGYGIGIAWIVLPLSIAFALLISIAGSLVPMRSVVKLLPAEVLYDRK; translated from the coding sequence ATGAAAAATATGCAACTAAGGCTTATAAAAAGCTCGATCACCGGCTCTAAGGTGCAAAAAGGTATGGCTTTTATCACCATACTTTTGGCGACGGTTTTGATCGCTTGTATGCTAAATATCACGCTAAAAATCGGCGATCAGATCGCTAGCGAGCTGCGCGGATACGGCTCAAACATCGTCGTCTTGCCAAAGGGCGAAGCGCTAGCCATCGAGATCGAGGGTAAAAACTTCACTCCGCTAAAATCGCAAAACTACCTAAACGAAGAGGATTTGCATAAGATCAAGGAAATTTTCTGGCGAAACAACATCGTGGCGTTTGCGCCGTTTTTAAATGGCGAGGTAAAAGACGCTAGCGGCGAAAAATACCAAATTACGGGCACTTGGTTTGACAAATTTGCAAACGTTGCCGACGAGCCCGAGTTTAAAACGGGTGTAAAAACGCTGTTTGGCTTTTGGGCGGTTGAGGGTAAATGGATAGAAGACGACGATACGCAAAACGTGCTCGTGGGCGAAAATTTAGCCGCAAAGCGAAATTTGAGCGTCGGCGGCGAGCTAAATTTAAACGGACATAACGTAAAAATCGCGGGCATCCTAAAAGGAGCGGGCGAAGAGAGCTATAAGATCGTAACCTCGCTAAAGCTAGCTCAGGAGCTTCTAAATAAGCCCGGACAGTACTCAAAAGCCGAGGTTTCGGCGATGACAATCCCGGAAAACGACCTCTCCGTCAAGGCCAGGCGAAATTTAGACAACCTAGACAGCGCCGAATACGATATGTGGTACTGCTCGGCCTATGTTAGCTCCATAGCCTATCAGATCGAGGAGAATTACGCGGGCGTAGCGGCAAAAGCGATGATGCAGGTAAGCGACGCCGAGAGTAATATCGTAAAAAAAATCCAAAGCCTAATGGGTATCGTTAGTGTTATCGCGCTTGCGGTCTCCTCTATCGGCATTACATCGCTGATGACTAGCGAAATTTACAGGCGTAAAAAAGAGATCGGCCTGCTAAAAGCCATAGGTGCGAGCAACTTTGAAATTTACGCTCTTTTTGCGAGCGAAAGCCTAGTCGTGGCGTTTTTCGCGGGCATTTTGGGAGCGTTTTTGGGTTACGCGCTAAGCTACATAATCGCTTACAGTATCTTTGGTTACGGCATCGGCATAGCGTGGATCGTGCTTCCGCTTAGTATCGCTTTTGCGCTTCTTATCTCGATCGCGGGCTCGCTCGTGCCGATGAGAAGCGTAGTTAAACTCTTGCCTGCGGAGGTGCTATATGATCGCAAATAA
- a CDS encoding Fe-S-containing protein: protein MSIYFVQVISSLLGFVLFAALNNDKKSLKALFLPSVLGIAVGIVVFKIARLTLHDAGVKMVFDAATLVFLLVSALWIFIKFNPAKMIMFFALGAGYGLTYAHAGANFPVFAGELLDTQSIISLFLMIFAFLLLLILFFVVSNLKECLCKHVLWTFSLLSLAVLIVQAISNTGLEFMRAGMIPTYPWALSLVAKGIYYTTFAQYFFIFLVLVLAVINFKKRPAPLVKSVVGSNKFRFNNAARNFMAANSKSSITIVVTALIFGLYYDLHASKPPEISDPIIVEPVNNEFKFDVAELADNELHRYAYINDEGREIRFFLLNRFSDRASPIIVFDACAICGDMGYVKKGGDLICISCNVRIFLPSVGKEGGCNPIPMPFEFDGKFVTVTLDTIQSGANYFSKVVEKMVLDPVSRKKVSNIGSKSYLYYNRTYFFENENTQAEFEANPEKYVDINGTLK, encoded by the coding sequence ATGTCTATATATTTCGTCCAAGTTATCTCATCGTTACTGGGATTTGTCCTTTTTGCAGCGTTAAACAACGACAAAAAGAGCCTAAAAGCGCTGTTTCTACCCTCGGTTTTGGGTATCGCAGTAGGCATAGTCGTTTTTAAGATCGCTAGACTCACGCTTCACGACGCGGGCGTTAAAATGGTATTTGACGCGGCTACTTTGGTATTTTTGCTAGTTAGCGCGCTTTGGATTTTTATCAAATTTAACCCTGCAAAGATGATAATGTTTTTCGCTCTCGGTGCGGGCTACGGCCTAACCTACGCTCACGCGGGCGCGAATTTTCCGGTATTTGCCGGCGAGCTACTCGATACGCAGTCTATCATCAGCCTATTTTTGATGATATTTGCGTTTTTGCTTTTGCTGATTTTGTTTTTCGTAGTTTCAAATTTAAAAGAGTGTCTCTGCAAGCACGTCTTATGGACGTTTTCGCTTCTTTCGCTTGCGGTTTTGATAGTGCAGGCTATTTCAAACACGGGGCTTGAGTTTATGCGAGCGGGCATGATACCTACGTATCCGTGGGCGCTCTCGCTCGTGGCTAAGGGCATTTATTATACGACGTTTGCGCAGTATTTTTTCATCTTTTTAGTTTTGGTTTTGGCGGTTATAAATTTCAAAAAACGCCCGGCTCCGCTGGTAAAATCAGTCGTGGGCTCAAATAAATTTAGATTTAACAACGCGGCTAGAAATTTCATGGCGGCAAACTCCAAAAGCAGCATAACTATTGTCGTCACGGCTCTGATTTTTGGGCTTTACTACGACCTGCACGCATCTAAACCGCCCGAGATCTCTGATCCTATCATCGTAGAACCAGTAAATAACGAGTTTAAATTTGACGTGGCAGAGCTAGCCGACAACGAACTTCACCGCTACGCCTATATAAACGACGAGGGCAGGGAGATAAGGTTTTTTCTTTTAAACCGCTTTTCAGACCGCGCTTCGCCGATCATCGTCTTTGACGCGTGCGCGATATGTGGCGATATGGGCTACGTCAAAAAGGGCGGCGATCTCATCTGCATCTCGTGCAATGTACGCATTTTCTTGCCATCAGTTGGCAAAGAGGGCGGCTGCAACCCGATACCTATGCCTTTTGAATTTGACGGCAAATTCGTAACCGTAACGCTTGATACCATCCAAAGCGGCGCGAACTATTTCTCAAAAGTCGTCGAAAAAATGGTGCTAGATCCGGTAAGCCGCAAAAAAGTAAGCAACATCGGCTCGAAATCTTATTTATACTACAACAGGACGTATTTCTTTGAAAACGAAAATACTCAGGCGGAATTTGAAGCCAACCCTGAAAAATACGTCGATATAAACGGGACTTTAAAATGA
- a CDS encoding iron transporter, translating to MNKFVKTALAFSLAASVAVAGEFPIGDPVEINGMEIAAVYLEPIDMEPKGIDLAPSKADIHLEADIHAIEGNKNGFAAGEWIPYLKVNYELKNLDNGKVKKGTFMPMVAQDGPHYGANLKMDTGVGNYELKFHIENPEKQGFGRHADKETGVGKWFEPFTTTYKFQYTGAPAK from the coding sequence ATGAACAAATTTGTTAAAACAGCTTTGGCATTTAGCCTTGCTGCTTCAGTAGCCGTAGCAGGCGAGTTTCCTATCGGCGATCCGGTAGAGATCAACGGCATGGAGATAGCTGCCGTTTATCTAGAGCCGATCGACATGGAGCCAAAAGGCATCGACCTAGCTCCTAGTAAAGCAGACATCCACCTAGAGGCCGACATCCACGCTATCGAGGGAAATAAAAACGGCTTTGCAGCCGGTGAGTGGATCCCTTATCTAAAAGTTAATTACGAGCTAAAAAACCTAGATAACGGCAAAGTTAAAAAAGGCACATTTATGCCTATGGTTGCTCAAGACGGCCCTCACTACGGCGCTAACCTAAAAATGGATACGGGCGTTGGCAACTACGAGCTAAAATTTCATATAGAAAATCCTGAAAAACAAGGCTTCGGTCGTCACGCAGACAAAGAAACGGGCGTAGGTAAATGGTTCGAGCCGTTTACCACGACCTATAAATTCCAATATACCGGAGCGCCTGCTAAATAA
- a CDS encoding FTR1 family iron permease yields MSKFLKFILALFIPFMLNAQDADYGPEIQSIKDSFVSIMQQYKDGKIDEAKTTTQNAYFGHFENIEAAIRVNLGQKKAYSMESKFGKIRKAIIAKKSVEEIQAIMDELNKEMDEVLPVINAGHKLVGEYSDPKNADAAQTAKTTEASQTTAQPASSAAIEPHWQVVYNDIKTALSAAAAAYEKGDKDAAKQQISNKAKFELYRNTKLEEAIRRFITGGQGIDGDIQKRMGSAIIAINNDVAADVLKSNLEELDALIYENVAKLPMDSGSLATNVVLPDNAEDDAATDFAPVVASIKAKIADAIKLYAAKDVAKAMSDAQDIYFDEFEGSGMENKVGAIDVGLKTKIEGNFGEVVALMKAGVSVERLQQAADNLGANLDAALEKTSGSSSPWALFVYALTIILREGFEALIIVAAVVAYLLKTGNEKRMSIVYSSLVVAVVLSFVMAWIMNLIFAGAAGQKREVMEGAVMLIAVGLLFYVGFWLLSNAGAKKWSKYIQSHVSESISAGSAKALWWTVFLAVFREGAETVLFYQALIFDAKDSAGYSMIALGFIVGLVILLVTYYVFKIFAIKIPIKPFFLFTSAIIFYMSIVFVGKGLMEFVEGKIFVPTKIEGFPTIEWLGIYPYYESLVPQTIMVAALIIGVIIMKKKQAKEA; encoded by the coding sequence ATGAGTAAATTTTTGAAATTTATACTTGCTTTGTTTATCCCCTTTATGCTAAATGCGCAGGACGCCGACTACGGTCCTGAGATACAGAGCATAAAAGATTCATTCGTAAGTATCATGCAACAGTACAAGGACGGCAAGATCGACGAAGCCAAAACCACCACGCAAAATGCGTATTTCGGGCATTTCGAAAATATCGAAGCCGCGATTAGGGTAAATTTGGGACAGAAAAAAGCCTACTCGATGGAGTCTAAATTCGGTAAGATCCGTAAAGCCATCATCGCTAAAAAATCCGTAGAAGAGATACAAGCGATAATGGACGAGCTAAACAAAGAGATGGATGAGGTTTTGCCCGTCATCAACGCCGGTCATAAGCTAGTGGGCGAGTACTCAGACCCTAAAAACGCGGACGCCGCGCAGACAGCCAAGACTACCGAGGCTAGCCAAACTACGGCACAGCCCGCAAGTAGCGCCGCTATCGAGCCGCACTGGCAGGTGGTTTATAACGACATAAAAACAGCCCTTAGCGCTGCCGCAGCAGCCTACGAAAAGGGCGACAAAGACGCCGCAAAGCAGCAGATAAGCAATAAAGCCAAATTTGAGCTTTACCGCAACACGAAGCTGGAAGAGGCTATTCGTAGATTTATAACCGGCGGTCAGGGCATCGACGGCGATATCCAAAAACGAATGGGTTCGGCGATAATCGCGATAAACAACGATGTAGCCGCCGACGTACTAAAGTCAAATTTGGAGGAGCTTGACGCGCTGATATACGAAAACGTAGCCAAGCTGCCTATGGACTCGGGTTCGCTAGCTACTAACGTGGTTTTACCTGATAACGCCGAGGATGACGCGGCTACTGATTTTGCGCCCGTCGTTGCGAGCATAAAGGCAAAAATCGCCGACGCGATCAAACTTTACGCCGCAAAAGACGTAGCTAAAGCTATGAGCGATGCGCAGGATATTTACTTCGACGAGTTCGAAGGTAGCGGCATGGAAAACAAAGTAGGGGCGATAGACGTAGGCCTAAAAACCAAGATAGAAGGAAATTTCGGCGAGGTAGTCGCACTGATGAAGGCGGGCGTGAGCGTCGAGAGACTCCAGCAAGCAGCCGATAATCTGGGCGCAAATTTAGACGCTGCGCTAGAAAAAACAAGCGGCAGCAGCTCCCCTTGGGCGCTATTTGTTTACGCGCTTACTATCATACTTCGCGAGGGATTTGAGGCGCTCATCATCGTAGCGGCCGTCGTGGCGTATCTACTAAAAACCGGCAACGAAAAGCGCATGAGTATCGTTTACAGCTCGCTTGTCGTAGCGGTCGTGTTAAGCTTTGTTATGGCGTGGATTATGAATTTGATTTTTGCCGGCGCTGCAGGTCAAAAAAGAGAGGTGATGGAGGGCGCGGTGATGCTTATTGCCGTAGGACTGCTCTTTTACGTCGGTTTTTGGTTGCTCTCAAACGCAGGCGCAAAAAAATGGAGCAAATATATCCAAAGCCACGTCAGCGAGTCGATATCTGCAGGATCTGCTAAGGCGCTTTGGTGGACGGTGTTTTTAGCTGTTTTTAGAGAGGGTGCGGAGACCGTGCTTTTCTATCAGGCGCTGATTTTTGACGCTAAAGATAGCGCGGGCTACTCGATGATCGCGCTGGGATTTATAGTGGGGCTAGTCATCTTGCTCGTCACTTACTACGTGTTTAAAATTTTTGCTATAAAAATCCCGATCAAGCCGTTTTTCTTGTTCACTTCGGCGATCATTTTTTATATGTCGATCGTGTTTGTGGGCAAGGGGCTTATGGAGTTTGTCGAGGGTAAAATTTTCGTTCCGACCAAGATCGAAGGCTTCCCAACTATCGAGTGGCTGGGTATTTATCCGTATTACGAGAGCTTAGTACCGCAGACTATCATGGTAGCGGCGCTAATCATCGGCGTGATCATAATGAAAAAAAAGCAAGCCAAAGAGGCTTAA
- the fdh3B gene encoding formate dehydrogenase FDH3 subunit beta, with amino-acid sequence MARMKFFVDTNRCISCFGCQVACSSAHELPVGLYRRKVITLNDGIEGKEVSTTIACQHCTDAPCEQVCPVDCFYIRADGIVLHDKNKCIGCGYCLYACPFGAPQFPRDGAFGIKGAMDKCTMCAGGPEETNSHEELHMYGQNRISEGKVPMCAAVCATNALLVGDAADVSNVYRKRVMLRQAGTTI; translated from the coding sequence ATGGCAAGAATGAAATTTTTCGTAGATACCAACAGATGTATCAGCTGCTTTGGATGCCAGGTCGCTTGCTCTTCGGCTCACGAGCTCCCGGTGGGGCTCTACCGCCGCAAGGTCATCACGCTAAACGACGGTATAGAGGGCAAGGAAGTATCGACCACTATAGCCTGCCAACACTGCACCGACGCTCCTTGCGAGCAGGTGTGTCCGGTTGATTGTTTTTACATCAGAGCCGACGGTATCGTGCTTCACGATAAAAACAAATGCATCGGTTGCGGTTACTGCCTATACGCATGTCCTTTCGGCGCGCCGCAGTTCCCTAGAGACGGGGCATTTGGCATAAAAGGCGCTATGGATAAATGCACTATGTGTGCCGGAGGCCCTGAGGAGACGAACTCTCACGAGGAGCTTCATATGTACGGCCAAAATCGCATCTCAGAGGGCAAAGTCCCTATGTGCGCCGCCGTTTGCGCCACCAACGCGCTACTAGTAGGCGATGCCGCAGACGTGTCAAACGTATACCGCAAACGCGTTATGCTAAGACAAGCGGGCACCACTATCTAA
- a CDS encoding formate dehydrogenase subunit alpha: MSDSRIGRRSFLKLAALGAGSTMAFGENETFRKATNEEIKNPYEGSKKVRTICSICSAGCGIEAEVKDGVWVRQDMAMYHPISQGSHCSKGIDQIDLTKSKQRIKFPMKKVNGKWERISWEQAVNEIGDKMLQIRKEDGPDSVVFLGSAKFNNEQSYYFRKFAAFWGTNSNDHVARIUHSATVAGVANTWGYGAMTNHFGDMTANSKAIFCIGANSAVANPVGGMKHMLQAKDRNNAKLIVADPNFTKTAAHADLYLRQRSGTDVALIYGLIHIILKNGWEDKEFLENRTYGIEEVRKEAEHWTPELTSDVTGVPVDRLIEAANIMAHTKPGTVIWALGITQHSVGTSNTRILPILQLILGNMGKPGGGCNIIRGHDNVQGSTDMGNLSDTLPMYYGLGDASWKYYCKGWGVDYDEFIKRFAVSTKEPKQGGAPVKNTVFEEYFYHDPQNPEDRNWRNEKGWSLSKWWQGVLKEEKTFTSGKLRVLWVQGTGITSMAHLAKIQEAVDKLDMLVVAEPFVNEVAILSDRKDGIYVLPVATAFENEGHISSTNRSGQWRTKVVEPLYESKADQDVMFLFAKKFGFYDEYVKGMKMATVNHEPKQVKDDFVWPDDATNEIARMGKSIGYTGRTAEMFRRHQANWQNFDPDTLMGIGGDVKGEYYGKPWPAWDEKHPGTPILYDMSKSYAEGGCGFRNRFGLEHNGVSQLASEDTTLVGSDVKGGYPQITKENIEKVLGITLTEEEKRLMGATWSTDHSGFILEKCREKGVVPFGNARARMIVWEFLDPIPKHREPIHSPRWDLVQKYPTFDDQARNFRVETKYKSEQQAKDWSKEFPIVFSTLRLVNLSGAGMIERTSKYLAAITPEMFANVHPELALKYGIQDRDMMWIHSPQGTKIKVRCYHTQMVTPDRICMPYNFAGVMQGVSLEDRYPEGTKPYTIGESFNTVTNYGFDPVTQISEFNAGLCRIEKADGEGFNTFFHEYGENRV, translated from the coding sequence ATGAGTGATTCACGCATAGGAAGACGCTCGTTTTTGAAGCTTGCCGCTCTTGGTGCCGGTAGCACGATGGCATTTGGCGAAAACGAGACGTTTAGAAAGGCAACCAACGAGGAGATAAAAAATCCTTATGAAGGTTCAAAAAAGGTTAGAACGATTTGTTCTATTTGTTCTGCAGGCTGTGGTATCGAAGCCGAGGTAAAAGACGGAGTATGGGTACGCCAAGATATGGCTATGTATCACCCGATCTCTCAGGGGTCGCACTGCTCTAAGGGAATCGATCAGATCGACCTTACGAAATCAAAACAGCGTATCAAATTTCCGATGAAAAAAGTAAACGGAAAATGGGAGCGCATCAGCTGGGAACAGGCCGTAAACGAAATCGGCGATAAGATGCTACAAATCCGTAAAGAAGACGGTCCTGATAGCGTAGTTTTCTTGGGTTCGGCTAAATTTAACAACGAGCAAAGTTATTATTTTCGCAAATTTGCGGCGTTTTGGGGTACAAACAGCAACGATCACGTAGCACGCATTTGACATAGCGCAACAGTCGCCGGTGTGGCGAATACTTGGGGTTATGGCGCGATGACGAATCACTTCGGAGATATGACGGCAAATTCAAAAGCGATCTTTTGTATCGGTGCGAATTCGGCTGTAGCAAATCCCGTCGGCGGCATGAAGCATATGTTGCAAGCCAAAGATAGAAACAACGCAAAATTAATCGTAGCGGATCCGAATTTTACTAAAACGGCTGCGCACGCGGATCTTTATTTGCGTCAGCGTTCAGGAACGGACGTAGCTCTTATTTACGGACTTATTCACATTATCCTTAAAAACGGCTGGGAAGATAAAGAATTTTTAGAAAACAGAACCTATGGTATCGAAGAGGTTAGAAAAGAGGCCGAACACTGGACTCCTGAGCTTACTTCGGACGTTACCGGCGTACCGGTAGATAGACTCATAGAGGCTGCTAATATAATGGCGCATACGAAACCGGGAACGGTTATCTGGGCTCTAGGCATCACTCAGCACTCGGTAGGAACGTCAAATACCAGAATTTTACCTATCCTTCAACTAATCCTAGGCAATATGGGTAAACCTGGCGGCGGCTGTAATATCATCCGCGGTCACGATAACGTTCAGGGCTCTACCGATATGGGTAACCTTTCAGACACTCTTCCTATGTATTACGGGCTAGGAGACGCATCGTGGAAATACTACTGCAAAGGCTGGGGCGTTGATTATGACGAGTTTATCAAACGATTTGCGGTTTCGACAAAAGAGCCGAAACAGGGCGGCGCTCCGGTAAAAAATACCGTATTTGAAGAGTATTTTTATCACGATCCGCAAAATCCGGAAGATAGAAACTGGAGAAACGAAAAAGGCTGGTCGCTATCAAAATGGTGGCAAGGCGTTCTAAAAGAGGAAAAGACTTTTACTAGCGGCAAACTTCGCGTTCTTTGGGTGCAAGGAACCGGTATCACCTCTATGGCGCACCTGGCTAAAATTCAAGAAGCCGTAGATAAACTAGATATGTTAGTTGTTGCCGAGCCGTTCGTAAACGAGGTTGCTATCCTTTCAGATAGAAAAGACGGAATTTACGTATTGCCAGTAGCTACGGCATTTGAAAATGAAGGCCACATCAGCTCGACTAACCGCTCTGGTCAATGGAGAACGAAAGTCGTTGAGCCACTTTACGAGAGCAAGGCTGACCAAGACGTTATGTTCTTATTTGCTAAAAAATTCGGCTTTTACGACGAGTACGTAAAAGGCATGAAGATGGCGACCGTGAATCACGAGCCAAAACAAGTTAAAGACGACTTTGTATGGCCTGACGACGCTACAAACGAGATAGCTCGTATGGGCAAATCTATCGGCTACACCGGTAGAACGGCCGAGATGTTTAGAAGACATCAGGCTAACTGGCAAAATTTCGACCCTGATACGCTAATGGGTATCGGCGGCGACGTAAAAGGCGAATACTACGGTAAGCCTTGGCCGGCATGGGACGAAAAACACCCTGGTACACCGATACTTTATGATATGAGCAAGTCTTACGCAGAGGGCGGTTGCGGATTTAGAAATCGTTTCGGCTTAGAGCATAACGGCGTTAGTCAGCTAGCTAGCGAGGATACGACCCTGGTAGGATCGGACGTAAAAGGCGGCTATCCGCAAATTACCAAAGAAAATATCGAAAAAGTCCTAGGTATAACCTTAACCGAAGAAGAAAAAAGACTGATGGGAGCTACTTGGAGTACGGATCACAGCGGATTTATCTTAGAAAAATGCCGCGAAAAAGGCGTAGTGCCGTTTGGTAATGCAAGGGCAAGAATGATCGTTTGGGAATTCCTAGATCCGATCCCTAAACACCGCGAGCCTATCCACTCTCCGCGCTGGGATTTGGTACAAAAATACCCGACTTTCGACGATCAGGCTAGAAACTTCCGCGTTGAGACGAAATATAAATCCGAGCAGCAAGCAAAAGACTGGAGTAAGGAATTCCCTATCGTATTTAGCACATTGCGCCTAGTAAACCTAAGCGGTGCAGGTATGATAGAGCGAACGAGCAAGTATCTAGCGGCAATCACGCCTGAGATGTTTGCTAACGTCCACCCTGAGCTTGCGCTAAAATACGGTATCCAAGACCGCGATATGATGTGGATCCACTCTCCGCAAGGCACTAAGATTAAGGTTCGTTGCTATCATACTCAGATGGTTACGCCGGATAGAATTTGTATGCCGTATAACTTCGCGGGCGTTATGCAAGGCGTGAGCCTAGAAGACCGCTATCCTGAGGGCACTAAGCCTTATACGATCGGCGAGAGCTTTAATACCGTAACAAACTACGGCTTTGACCCTGTTACTCAAATTTCGGAATTTAACGCCGGACTTTGCAGGATAGAAAAAGCTGACGGAGAGGGCTTTAACACCTTCTTCCACGAATATGGCGAAAATAGAGTCTAA
- a CDS encoding twin-arginine translocation signal domain-containing protein, with product MQGSRRDFLKKSLKVGAVGGTVLAAAAIAKPTSDELAPDDNGVVVGKSSKKEVLYKKSKEWEYYYKIAY from the coding sequence ATGCAAGGATCAAGACGAGATTTTCTCAAAAAATCTCTGAAGGTCGGCGCGGTAGGCGGAACCGTATTGGCCGCTGCAGCTATCGCAAAACCGACTAGCGACGAGCTTGCTCCTGACGACAACGGCGTAGTTGTCGGCAAGTCGAGCAAAAAAGAGGTGCTTTACAAAAAAAGCAAAGAGTGGGAATACTACTATAAGATCGCTTACTAA
- a CDS encoding thioredoxin domain-containing protein: MKKIVLSLMAASAMFAASNEQVVGFYSQMVGEGVKVNVTERKPLTDGIEAVVVNLSNGQVSQDEVIFTKGDLLFPDIIDLKAQKAYLQEIKKEIAAKNISKVYKNEQKENIITLGNDSKKPTIVMFSDPECPYCRLELEKIEATLKESNVKLILTPVHDVSSLQKSFLIYKDAASAKTDSDKIKILRKYFADDYKVADGAVSDADVKAMDNLRQKYSAAGVRSVPFIVNLSDLQK; encoded by the coding sequence ATGAAAAAAATAGTTTTGTCGCTAATGGCGGCCTCTGCGATGTTTGCGGCGTCAAACGAGCAAGTAGTCGGTTTTTACTCGCAGATGGTCGGCGAGGGCGTGAAAGTAAATGTAACTGAGCGCAAACCGTTAACCGACGGAATCGAAGCGGTCGTGGTAAATTTGAGCAACGGTCAAGTCAGCCAAGACGAGGTTATCTTTACTAAAGGCGACCTACTTTTCCCGGACATCATCGACCTAAAGGCGCAAAAAGCCTACCTGCAAGAGATAAAAAAGGAAATAGCGGCGAAAAACATCTCAAAAGTCTATAAAAACGAGCAAAAAGAAAATATCATCACTCTAGGAAACGACTCTAAAAAGCCGACTATCGTGATGTTTTCGGATCCTGAGTGCCCATACTGCCGCCTAGAGCTTGAAAAGATCGAAGCGACGCTAAAAGAAAGCAACGTAAAGCTAATCTTAACTCCGGTTCACGACGTTTCGTCTTTGCAAAAAAGCTTTTTGATCTATAAAGACGCCGCAAGTGCGAAAACCGATAGCGATAAGATCAAAATTTTACGAAAATATTTCGCGGACGACTATAAGGTTGCAGACGGTGCCGTTAGCGATGCTGACGTAAAAGCGATGGATAACTTGAGACAAAAATACTCCGCCGCCGGCGTTCGCTCAGTGCCTTTCATAGTAAATTTAAGCGACCTTCAAAAATAA